CAGTCAACAACGTCGCGGCACGTGACGGCATCATGGTTCCCGAGGCAAGAGCAAAGGGGGCGCCGAACGCTTTTGGCGCGCGTTCGGGCCAGTCTACACGGCCGCCGCGGCGTCGCCGCTGGAGATGCTGCGCGGATATATCGTCGAACGCAGCGACGCCGCGTTCAAATGGCGTCAGTTCTGGTAGTAGTAACCGCTGCGCGGCTGATAATACTGGCGGGGCTGCTGATAGGAATAGCCCTGCTGGCCGTATCCTTGGCCGTAATACTGCTGCTGTTGCTGCTGCTGTTGCTGTTGGTAGACCTGCGCATCGTAAACTTGGCGGGTCGTCGAGCGGGGCGCCGGATAGCGTGCGCCGGTGTCGCTGCCGTCGGCCGGATAGATGTAGTTGTCGTCCTGCGGCATGTAGCGGCGCGGTGGCGCTTGCGGCGTCAGATCGACGGGCTCGCCGGCAGTGATGTACTGATCGCCGGCCGGCTGTGAGGCGCGCGCGACGGCATTGCGGCCGCGCGGATTGCGCGCCAGCGCAACCGTGGCGGAGCCGGTCAGCGTTACCGTGGTGTTGAGCACGCCCTGCTCCTGCACCAGCGCATAGAGCGTCGAGGCATTCTGGCGCGACAGCCGCACGCAGCCATGCGAGGCCGGCGTGCCGAGTCGGCTCACGGAGTCAGTGCCATGGATGGCGTGCCCGATCTTGGTGAAAAAGATCGAGTGCGGCATCGGCGCGTCGTCGAATTCCTTGGAGTAGTGGTCCTCTTCCATGCGGAAGGCGCGGAATGCGCCGCTCGGCGTCTCACGCGAGGGGATGCCGGTCGACACCGGCCAGTGGTATCGCTCGACGCCGTCGACGGCGACGGTCATCTGCTGATTGTCCTTGTCGATGGTGATCGCGACCTTGGCGTGCGCGACGCCCGCGCCGAAAAGTATCAGGGAAGTGAAAGCAATGAAAAAGGTACGCATCTGACTCTCGGCCTCCGGCCTGTTCACGCAAGCGCCGCGGCTCTTCGTCCCCGGCGTGCACTATGCCTGCAATCCGGCTTTGGTTCCAGCAGCCCGCCCGTGCATCGTTAACGTGACACCGGGCGTAAGCAAGGCCACATTGCGCCACACCGCGGCCGACGGTGCTGACATTTTCGCGAGCGAGCCGCGCATTCGTCTCGACGACAATTTGTCATAAAGGCGCAACCATTTGGCCGCTTCTAGCGTTGAGCGTGACCTGCCTTGATCGGCGGTTCTCGCCGTCGGCACATCCCTGGAAATCAAGATGAACAAAGCTCGCATCACCGCCGCGGTCCTGCCAGCAGTCGGCGGCGTCGTCGGTGCCGGTGTCGGCGGGGCCGTCGGCGCAGTGGAGGGCGTGCTCGGCATTCCCCATCACCACTACCGTCACCGCTGCCACGGCTATTACGACGGCTATCACCACTTTCATTGCTATCGGTGAGCTAACCGCACCACCATCATTCCGGGGCGCGCGTAGAGCGAGCTATGATGCGCAATTGCGCATCTGAGAATCCATCGTGCAGCAGAGTCGGTGAATGAATGGATTCCGGGTTCACGCTTCGCGTGCCCCGGAATGACCGCTAGGGTCAGTTCTTCAGCCGGTAACCCGTGCGGAAGATCCACCAGATGATGACGAGGCAGATCACCAGGAACGCCAGCGTCATGCCCATGCTGACCGACACGCTGACGTCGGCGATCTCGTAGAAGCTCCAGCGGAAGCCGGAGATCAGATAGACGACGGGGTTGAGCAGCGCGACCGTGTGCCAGGCCGGCGGCAGCATGTTGACGGAGTAGAAGCTGCCGCCGAGGAAGGTCAGCGGCGTCACCACCAGCATCGGGATCATCTGCAGCTTCTCGAATCCGTCGGCCCAGATGCCGATGATGAAGCCGAACAGGCTGAAGGTGACCGCCGTCAGGACCAGGAAGGTCAGCATCCAGATCGGGTGCTGGATGTGCAGCGGTACGAACAACCCGGCAGTCGCGAGGATGATCAGGCCGAGGATGATCGACTTGGTCGCGGCGGCGCCGACATAGCCGAGCACGATCTCGAAATAGGAGATCGGCGCCGACAGGATCTCGTAGATGGTGCCGACGAATTTCGGGAAGTAGATGCCGAACGAGGCATTCGCGATGCTCTGCGTCAGCACCGACAGCATCACGAGGCCCGGCACGATGAAGGTGCCGTAGCTCACGCCCTGGACCTCGCTGATGCGCGAGCCGATCGCGGCGCCGAACACCACGAAATACAGCGAGGTCGAAACGACCGGCGAGACGATGCTCTGCAGCAGCGTGCGCCAGGTGCGCGCCATTTCGAACAGATAGATGGCGCGGATGGCGCGATAGTTCATGACGTCCTCACGAGGTCGACGAAGATGTCCTCGAGCGACGATTGCGTCGTGTCGAGATCGTTGAAGCGGATGCCGGCGGTGCGCAGGTCGCTGA
The DNA window shown above is from Bradyrhizobium sp. CB1650 and carries:
- a CDS encoding L,D-transpeptidase, which produces MRTFFIAFTSLILFGAGVAHAKVAITIDKDNQQMTVAVDGVERYHWPVSTGIPSRETPSGAFRAFRMEEDHYSKEFDDAPMPHSIFFTKIGHAIHGTDSVSRLGTPASHGCVRLSRQNASTLYALVQEQGVLNTTVTLTGSATVALARNPRGRNAVARASQPAGDQYITAGEPVDLTPQAPPRRYMPQDDNYIYPADGSDTGARYPAPRSTTRQVYDAQVYQQQQQQQQQQYYGQGYGQQGYSYQQPRQYYQPRSGYYYQN
- a CDS encoding ABC transporter permease, giving the protein MNYRAIRAIYLFEMARTWRTLLQSIVSPVVSTSLYFVVFGAAIGSRISEVQGVSYGTFIVPGLVMLSVLTQSIANASFGIYFPKFVGTIYEILSAPISYFEIVLGYVGAAATKSIILGLIILATAGLFVPLHIQHPIWMLTFLVLTAVTFSLFGFIIGIWADGFEKLQMIPMLVVTPLTFLGGSFYSVNMLPPAWHTVALLNPVVYLISGFRWSFYEIADVSVSVSMGMTLAFLVICLVIIWWIFRTGYRLKN